One segment of Ureibacillus thermophilus DNA contains the following:
- a CDS encoding BMP family ABC transporter substrate-binding protein, with amino-acid sequence MEFRKKWISQFLFATFMLVLLFALTACSQGSDSSEGTKEKEENTAAENSSDDSKEKKMPRVAFVYIGVPSDGGWTKTHDEGRELVDKTFGIKSTTVENVPEGPDAERVLEELAQDHDIIFATSYGYMDYVINVAKKYPNVTFLHATGYKKAENVGTYQVKGWESSYLAGTAAGLLAKNGKIGYVGAFPIPEVIYSINAFTLAAKAVNPDVEVSVVWSNTWFDPTAEKQAAETLLDQGIDVLANYQDSPTGIQAAAERNVWGMGNDADMSAYAPETYITNPIINWGDYYVQTVQSWIDGRWKSESYLGGLKEGMANIAPFGKNVPDKVKQKVEEVRKSIMSGETVIFKGPLYDNTGQLRVAEGESLTDEQILSMDWLVEGVKGSIPKN; translated from the coding sequence ATGGAATTCAGAAAAAAATGGATTAGCCAATTCTTATTTGCTACTTTCATGCTTGTTTTGCTTTTTGCATTAACTGCTTGCTCACAAGGTTCAGATAGCAGCGAAGGGACAAAGGAGAAGGAAGAAAATACGGCAGCAGAAAATTCATCAGATGATTCCAAAGAGAAAAAAATGCCTAGAGTGGCCTTCGTCTATATTGGCGTACCTTCTGATGGCGGTTGGACGAAAACCCATGATGAAGGACGGGAACTCGTTGATAAAACTTTTGGCATCAAATCGACAACAGTTGAAAATGTGCCAGAAGGTCCGGATGCCGAGCGCGTCCTCGAAGAATTAGCGCAAGATCATGATATTATTTTTGCGACAAGCTATGGTTACATGGATTATGTCATCAATGTGGCTAAAAAATATCCGAATGTAACATTCCTTCATGCAACAGGCTATAAAAAAGCTGAAAACGTTGGCACATATCAAGTGAAAGGCTGGGAGTCCAGCTATTTAGCGGGTACCGCAGCTGGTTTGCTGGCGAAAAACGGAAAAATTGGATATGTTGGGGCATTCCCAATTCCAGAAGTCATTTATTCCATCAACGCCTTTACATTAGCAGCAAAAGCAGTAAATCCTGATGTTGAAGTATCCGTAGTGTGGAGCAACACTTGGTTCGACCCAACAGCTGAAAAACAAGCAGCTGAAACTTTGCTTGATCAAGGCATTGATGTACTAGCAAACTATCAAGATTCTCCAACAGGCATCCAAGCAGCGGCTGAACGCAATGTTTGGGGAATGGGCAACGATGCGGATATGAGTGCTTATGCACCTGAAACATATATTACAAACCCGATAATTAACTGGGGCGACTACTATGTTCAAACCGTTCAAAGCTGGATTGATGGTAGATGGAAATCTGAGTCTTATTTGGGCGGATTGAAAGAAGGAATGGCCAATATTGCCCCATTCGGCAAAAATGTTCCGGATAAAGTAAAACAAAAAGTGGAAGAAGTCAGAAAATCCATCATGTCTGGCGAAACTGTAATTTTCAAAGGCCCACTTTATGACAACACTGGACAACTTCGTGTAGCGGAAGGCGAATCTTTAACAGATGAGCAAATTTTATCCATGGATTGGCTTGTAGAAGGCGTAAAAGGCAGCATTCCGAAAAATTAA
- a CDS encoding ABC transporter permease: protein MDVIPLILVAAISGGTTLLFAVLGGILNEKAGVTNLGTEGIMLMGAVISATTYIRTESILFAVFVTLIVAGILGLVHAILCVTLRTNQTVTGLAMTLFGTGFSAYLGKPVAGLPISAKIPSFDIPGLSAIPFIGVMFQQFNLFILSSILLAIFLYVYMFKTSWGLHLKAVGDNPSTSDAMGISVVGIRYFHVIAGSMLMGLAGCYLVMVYSPSWIEGMTAGRGWIAIALIIFARWNPLFAIFGSYFFGGLDSLGFRLQLVEIAVPSYFLKMIPYIATILVLMFIGWKNRHKPSIEPKSLGIPYFREQRF from the coding sequence ATGGACGTCATTCCACTGATACTTGTAGCAGCTATTTCCGGAGGGACAACGCTTTTATTTGCCGTACTGGGCGGCATTTTAAATGAAAAAGCGGGCGTCACCAATTTAGGCACGGAAGGAATTATGTTGATGGGGGCTGTGATTTCAGCAACCACTTATATTCGGACAGAAAGTATTTTGTTTGCGGTTTTCGTCACGTTGATTGTAGCAGGCATATTAGGACTTGTTCATGCGATACTTTGCGTTACTCTCAGGACGAATCAAACGGTGACAGGGCTTGCCATGACGCTCTTTGGAACGGGTTTTAGCGCATATTTAGGAAAACCGGTGGCAGGATTGCCGATTTCTGCAAAGATCCCCTCTTTTGATATACCAGGTTTGAGCGCCATTCCATTCATTGGCGTCATGTTTCAACAGTTCAATCTATTTATATTGTCAAGTATTTTACTTGCCATTTTCTTATATGTTTATATGTTTAAAACCTCTTGGGGGCTCCATCTGAAAGCAGTAGGCGATAACCCATCCACATCGGATGCGATGGGGATTTCGGTTGTAGGTATCCGCTATTTTCATGTGATTGCAGGTTCCATGCTCATGGGGTTGGCCGGCTGTTATTTAGTGATGGTGTATTCCCCTAGCTGGATTGAAGGGATGACGGCAGGAAGAGGATGGATTGCCATTGCTTTAATCATTTTCGCTCGTTGGAATCCATTATTTGCAATTTTTGGTTCTTATTTCTTTGGCGGTTTAGATTCCCTCGGCTTCCGTTTGCAGCTGGTGGAGATTGCGGTGCCATCCTATTTCTTGAAGATGATTCCATATATTGCAACCATTCTAGTGCTGATGTTTATTGGATGGAAAAATCGCCATAAACCTTCAATCGAGCCAAAATCTTTAGGCATTCCTTATTTTCGTGAACAACGCTTTTAA